GGCGGATCTTGTTTTCCGAGATCTCGAAGATGACCTTCTGCGCGCCGTCGAGGAGCTCCTCCACGTCCACCTGGTCCTCGAACCCCTTGGTGACGATGTCGGTGGCGGCGGTGATGAGCTTCCTCGTGACGCACTTTTCCTTCACGATCTTGCAGTAGTACTGGATGTTCGACGCCATGGGGACGAAGTCGACCAGCGTCGCCAGGTATGCTCCCCCGCCGACCTCCTCCAGCTCACCCTTCTTCTTCAGGATCGTGGTGAGGGTAATGAGGTCGCACGGCTCCCCCCGCTCGTTCAGGTCGATCATGGCCCGCATGATCTTTCTGTGCGACTCGCGGTACAGGTCTTCGGGGGTGAGGATCTCCAGCGCGCGGTTGATCGCCTCGTTGTCGACGAGAATACCGCCGAGGATGGACATCTCCGCCTCGATGCTCTGGGGGGGCAATTTTCTCAGGTCAGACTGCTGCATGGACTACCTCTTTTAGACCTCCGCGGTCCGCCGTGGTCAAAGGCGGGATTCTACCGTTCAAAGCGGTGCAGGTCAATTCTTTTGCGACTTTAAAGCGTGCTGCATTCCCTGAGGAAGGCGAGGGACTTCAGGGGACGATCGAGGTGGGCGGCGACGGCGGGGTCGAGGAGCCGGTCCGCCTCGTGAAGCGCCGCATCGGGAAAGTGGATCGAGCCGAACGACCCCGCCCTCATGGCGCGTGCGAGGATCGTTGCGGTCTCAGGCGAGATCGGGGCATTCTCCAGCGGAGGCTGATAGCCGAGGATCTTCAGGAAGTTGACGGTAAAGAGGCGGCGGTCGGAAGGGGAGGGGGGGGCGCTGTCGAGGCGTTCCAGGTAGCTGGAGAGGAGCCGGAAGAGGCGCGGATTCGCCTCCCCCTCGGGGGTGAAGCGCTCCACCAGTTCGCAGGCGTAGGCCGCGCAGCCGATCTGGGAGAGGTCGACCCTGATGCCGGGGTGGATGGTGACCACGTCCGCGCT
The DNA window shown above is from Geomonas sp. RF6 and carries:
- the recO gene encoding DNA repair protein RecO encodes the protein MRKTACEAIVLRITDYGEADRIVSFFTREEGRLSGIARGAKRSRRRFGGALEPFAHLGLQLKIPYSGLTSIESADVVTIHPGIRVDLSQIGCAAYACELVERFTPEGEANPRLFRLLSSYLERLDSAPPSPSDRRLFTVNFLKILGYQPPLENAPISPETATILARAMRAGSFGSIHFPDAALHEADRLLDPAVAAHLDRPLKSLAFLRECSTL